The Stenotrophomonas indicatrix DNA segment GTCCTCGGCGGTGCGGCCCGCAGATCAAGGTGGTGGCCGGCGGGCCGAACGGTCCACTCACGCGGCGATGCTACACCGGCCCCGGGCCAGCGCACGCGAAAAGGCCCGGGTCGCTGCCGACCCGGGCCTGAGTGCGTTCAACTTTCCGGAAACCCTTACGGGGCGGGCGTATCGCGGAGTTCGCGACGCAGGATCTTGCCGACGTTGGTCTTCGGCAGCTCTTTTCGGAATTCAACGATTCTGGGGTGCTTGTAGCCGGTCAGGTTGGCCCGGGCGTGTTCCTTGACCATCTCGGCGGTCAGGTTCGGGTCCTTCTTGACGATGACCACCTTGACCACCTCGCCGGACTTCTCGTCCGGTACGCCCACTGCGGCCACTTCCAGCACGCCCGGCATCATCGCGATCACGTCTTCGACTTCATTGGGGTACACGTTGAAGCCGGACACCAGGATCATGTCCTTCTTGCGGTCGACGATGTAGAAGAAGCCGTGCTCGTCCATCTTCGCCATGTCACCGGTGTGCAGCCAGTCGTCGGCGTCGATGGCCTTGGCGGTTTCATCCGGGCGCTGCCAGTAGCCCTTCATCACCTGCGGGCCGCGGATGCACAGTTCGCCCACTTCACCCAGCGCAAGGATGTTGCCGTTGTCGTCCTTGATGCAGGCATCGGTGGACGGAATCGGCAGGCCGATCGAGCCGTTGTACTCGGCCAGGGTAAGCGGGTTGATGCAGGCCGCCGGTGAGGTCTCGGTCAGGCCGTAGGCCTCGACCAGGGTGACGCCGGTGGTCTTCTTCCAGCGCTCGGCGACCGCGCGCTGCACGGCCATGCCGCCGCCCAGGGTCACCTTCAGCGAGGAGAAATCGACGGTGTCGAAGCCGGGGGTGTTGAGCAGGCCGTTGAACAGCGTGTTGACGCCGGTGATCGCGGTGAAGCGCACCGATTTGAGCTCCTTGACGAAGCCCTTCATGTCACGCGGGTTGGTGATGAGGTGGTTGCAGCCACCGAACTTCATGAAGACCAGGCCGTTCGCCGTCAACGCGAAGATGTGGTACAGCGGCAGGGCGGTGATGATCCATTCCTTGCCCATCTCGATGCCCGATGCGCTGATCCAGGCCGAGGCCTGCTGCATGTTGGCAATCAGGTTGCGGTTGGTCAGCATCGCGCCCTTGGCCACACCGGTGGTGCCGCCGGTGTACTGCAGGAACGCCACGTCGTCGTGGTCGATCTCGACCTTCGGCAGGGTGTGGCGGCTGCCCAGCTTGAGCGCCTGCTTGAAGCGGATCGCGCCCTTCAGATGGTAGTTGGGCACCATCTTCTTGATGTACTTGAGCACGAAGTTGACGATCGCGCCCTTGGTGCCGAGCAGGTCACCCAGGCCGGTGGTGACCACATGCTTGACCGGCGTATCGGCGATGACCTGTTCGACGGTGTCGCCGAAGTTGTCCACCACCACGATCGCGGCCACCCCGGCATCGACCAGCTGATGCTTCAGCTCGCGCGCGGTGTACAGCGGGTTGACGTTGACCACGGTCAAGCCGGCACGCAGCACGCCGAAGGTCGCCACCGGGTATTGCAGGCAGTTGGGCATCATCAGGGCGACGCGGTCGCCCTTCTTGAGCTTCAACTCGCCCAGCAGGTAAGCGGCGAACTGTTCGACCAGGGCGTCGGTCTCACCGTAGGTGAGGGTCTTGCCGAAACTGGAGTAGGCCGGTCGGTCGCGGTACTTCGCGACGGAGGCGTCGAAGACCGAAACCACCGAATGGAACTCGTTGACGTCGATTTCGGCGGGAACGCCTTTCGGATAGCTCTGCAGCCAGGGACGATCCAGACTCATATTCCCCCTCCAGGAATCGTAATGATGGGTGCGGCGCGGACAGTATCCGCCAGAACCGCTCTCCGCAGCATACCGTCCCGTAGGGAAAACGCGAAGAGGCCCCGCAAGGAGCCTCTGCATTTCGGGTAGTGCCGGCCGCTGGCCGGCAATCACGGTGATCGGCGGCGTGGACAGTGCCGGCCAGCGGCCGGCACTACCCGCGTCATGGGCAGGCCGCTTGCGTCAGCCCTGCGAGCGCACCGGCGCGCCGTTGGCCTTGTAGTACGGCGCAGTGCTGCGCGGCAGCGGGGCGCGTCCACGGATCACATCGGCCAGCTTCTCGGCGATCATGATGGTTGGTGCGTTGAGGTTGCCGGTGACCACCTGCGGCATGATCGAGGCATCGACGATGCGCAGGCCTTCCAGGCCATGCACGCGACCCTGGGCGTCGACCACCGCCATCGGATCATCGGCGTGGCCCATCTTGTTCGAGCACGATGGGTGGTAGGCGGTCTCGGCATGCTCGCGCACGAACGCATCGATCTGCGCATCGGTCTGCAGCGCGCTGCCTGGCGAGATCTCGCGGCCGCTGTACGGTGCCAGCGCCGGCTGCGCGAAGATCTCGCGGGTGATCCGGATTGCCGAACGGAATTCGCGCCAGTCCTGGTCGTGCGACATGTAGTTGAACAGGATGCTGGGATCTTCGCGCGGATCCTTCGAGCGCACGTGGATGCGGCCACGGCTGGGCGAGCGCATCGAGCCGACATGCATCTGGAAGCTGTGCGCCTTGATCGGATTGGAGCCGTTGTAATTGATCGCCACCGGCAGGAAGTGATACTGCAGGTTGGGCCAGTCGAATTCGGCATCGCTGCGGATGAAACCGCCAGCTTCGAACTGGTTGCTGGCGCCGATGCCGCTGCCCAGGAACAGCCATTCGGCGCCGATTGCCGGCTGGTTGTACAGCTTCAGTGCCGGGGCCAGCGAGACCGGCTTCTTGCACTCGTACTGCAGGTACATTTCCAGATGGTCCTGCAGGTTGGCGCCGACGCCGGGCAGGTGGTGCACCAGGTCGATGTCCAGGCTGCGCAGCAGGTCGGCCGGACCAACGCCGGAGCGCTGCAGGATCTGCGGCGAGGCGATGGCACCGCCGCAGAGCAGCACTTCGCGGCGTGCGGTGGCGCGCTGCGGCTGGTCGTTGTGCAGCCACTGCACGCCCACTGCGCGCTTGCCCGAGAACAGGATGCGGTCGGTCAGCGCGTGGGTGACGATGGTCAGGTTCGGGCGCGGCTTGGCCAGGTCCAGGTAGCCACGCGCGGTGCTGGAGCGGCGGCCCTTCGGCGTGACGGTGCGGTCCATCGGGCCGAAGCCTTCCTGCTGGTAGCCGTTGAGGTCGTCGGTGCGCGGGTAACCGGCCTGCACGCCGGCCTCGACCATCGCCGCGAACAGTTCGTTGTTGCCGGCCTTGGGCGTGGTGACGCGCAGCGGGCCGTCACCGCCGTGGTAGTCGTTGGCGCCGATGTCACGGGTTTCGGCCTTGCGGAAGTA contains these protein-coding regions:
- a CDS encoding long-chain fatty acid--CoA ligase, whose protein sequence is MSLDRPWLQSYPKGVPAEIDVNEFHSVVSVFDASVAKYRDRPAYSSFGKTLTYGETDALVEQFAAYLLGELKLKKGDRVALMMPNCLQYPVATFGVLRAGLTVVNVNPLYTARELKHQLVDAGVAAIVVVDNFGDTVEQVIADTPVKHVVTTGLGDLLGTKGAIVNFVLKYIKKMVPNYHLKGAIRFKQALKLGSRHTLPKVEIDHDDVAFLQYTGGTTGVAKGAMLTNRNLIANMQQASAWISASGIEMGKEWIITALPLYHIFALTANGLVFMKFGGCNHLITNPRDMKGFVKELKSVRFTAITGVNTLFNGLLNTPGFDTVDFSSLKVTLGGGMAVQRAVAERWKKTTGVTLVEAYGLTETSPAACINPLTLAEYNGSIGLPIPSTDACIKDDNGNILALGEVGELCIRGPQVMKGYWQRPDETAKAIDADDWLHTGDMAKMDEHGFFYIVDRKKDMILVSGFNVYPNEVEDVIAMMPGVLEVAAVGVPDEKSGEVVKVVIVKKDPNLTAEMVKEHARANLTGYKHPRIVEFRKELPKTNVGKILRRELRDTPAP
- the betA gene encoding choline dehydrogenase, producing the protein MSTHNEYDYIIIGAGSAGNVLATRLTEDADVSVLLLEAGGPDYRLDFRTQMPAALAFPLQGRRYNWAYKTDPEPFMNNRRMDCGRGKGLGGSSLINGMCYIRGNAMDYDNWAGMPGLEDWTYLDCLPYFRKAETRDIGANDYHGGDGPLRVTTPKAGNNELFAAMVEAGVQAGYPRTDDLNGYQQEGFGPMDRTVTPKGRRSSTARGYLDLAKPRPNLTIVTHALTDRILFSGKRAVGVQWLHNDQPQRATARREVLLCGGAIASPQILQRSGVGPADLLRSLDIDLVHHLPGVGANLQDHLEMYLQYECKKPVSLAPALKLYNQPAIGAEWLFLGSGIGASNQFEAGGFIRSDAEFDWPNLQYHFLPVAINYNGSNPIKAHSFQMHVGSMRSPSRGRIHVRSKDPREDPSILFNYMSHDQDWREFRSAIRITREIFAQPALAPYSGREISPGSALQTDAQIDAFVREHAETAYHPSCSNKMGHADDPMAVVDAQGRVHGLEGLRIVDASIMPQVVTGNLNAPTIMIAEKLADVIRGRAPLPRSTAPYYKANGAPVRSQG